The following nucleotide sequence is from Catonella massiliensis.
AGGTATGTTCCATTCATTAGGCAGATAGATGCTGCAAGAGACCTCATCTCCCTTAGGATTTTTCGCTTTGAACTCATACCTCAGCAGTTCTTCATTCCCACTTATTCTCTCTATGTCAGATATATGGCTTTCCTTAAAAACCAGATTGAACTCATTCCATATAGCTTCAACATCTTCCACCGTTAATTGAACTTTTAAGTGGTACTTCACTCCCACCTTGCACCTTTGTTTTCTTCCGGTTTCATCCTCTTTACAGGTCTTTACACTTCCCTTTTCAAATGACCATTCTGCACCTTCTAAAGAACTCACTTTAGTACTCAGTGCATCCTTAAACTCAATCATTTTGGCTAAAATATACTTACCCGCCTCTTCAAATATCTCAAAATTCTCCATCAGCCCTTTTTAAACGAACCTCCACCTCTATATGTATTTACAACACAGGTAAATTTCTGCCCACATTTGGGGCATTCAATGATATGGTAGATAATGTCATCCACCCAGTACCCACCCCGCTTATAGCCATCTACGGGGCAGGTGCCATCTACAAGCAAAAAGCCGGATTTTTTGATTAACTCACCTATATAGGCCATAGTTTTTTCATAGTCCTTTGGAGACTTAAAGTTTGGAACTAAAGTTATCTTCTCACAAATTTCGCACATCTTACGCCTCCAATGGTGTATTCAGTTAAAATAAACTAATATATTGTAACCAAAACATTTCCATTTATTTCCAAAATCTGCTTGTAAAAATCAATCAAATCCTCGAAACATTTGTGGACTTCCTTCTTTATTCCTTCAAAATCAAGATCCTTCTCCCAGATATCAGGATAAAGCTCGGCCTTTTTACAGGATTCCATATCGAGATTATGTAGCGCTCCCACTATATCAAAGCTCTCTAAGGCAGAAAGAATGTCTTCCACCCTTTCTTTTTCTGTATAAGCGGTAAATTCGGATATTTCTTCAAGTGAAGCCACACCTACAACTGCCTCGCTTAAAGGATCATCCCAAATAGGCTCTTGTCCGCTTACACCGGTTAATACGAAATGAAGTATATCCCACATTTTATCAATATCAAGCAAAATCTCTGCTTCTTCATTCCACTCTTCAACATCTTCAAGCAGCTCATCTTCTTCACCATCAAAGTTCTTCATTGCCTTTAAGTTCTCATCGCTTAAATACTGATAGTTTGCTATTAATCCCATTTATTTTTCCTCCTTAATATAAGTTTAGTACTTGTTTACAATCCCCTTAACCACATCCTCGAACTCATAAAACAAATCAATATACTTTCCCACAATCATCTCGCAATGCGCCTTTACAACTGCACCATCATAGTCGTGAGTAAGCTCATTCCTTACTTTAAGCATTTCCATCCAGTCACCATCATCAATGAGATTTGCCTTAAATGCCTCTCTAAGCACATCTTTCGGAGAGCCTGTCACAAATCCGATAATAGCATAGTGCTGAATAAGGATATCTTTCATCACTTTCCAAGCCAAATCAAAAGTAATCGCAAACTTTGCTCCGGTTCCACTCATTACGAAAGAATCAGAAAAGTCTCTTTCTCTCGCTTCAGCCAAGGCTTTTAGCGAATTGCAAAAAGACTCATACCTTCTACTAAATTTCTCGTCCATATTGTCTTATATCCTCCAGTAAAAGCTCGTTTGTACAGTTATCCATATTTACTATATCCACGCTATAAAGTGTAGGTAATTCTTCTATCTTTTGTATAAGTAAATCAACCTCTTTAACCCCTGATACTGCTATATCTATATCACTTCTTTCAAGTGCAATTCCCTTTGCCCTTGAGCCAAATAAAAGAACTTTCTTTGCACCGAAGTCTCTACAGAGTTTTGCAGTTTTTTCTATTACTTCTTCTACTTTCAAATTATCACCTTTCTGCCAAATAATGCTAGCCTTCCCTGATAAATAATTCTAAGCCAACAAATCCACTACCTTAATCTTTCGATAAATTCTTTGTCAATTTCATCTACAGTCATATCCGTATGTGCTCGTATATCCCTATTATATGCATTAGTTAATATCCAGGCAGCATACGTCTTAAATTCTTCTGCAGTTTTTACGCTATAATCAAATGCTTTGTGAGTTCCTCCGGAGCAATCTCCCCAATCAGAGAGGTACCCTATTATTTCAAAAAATGAATCATTATAAGCTTCAAATTTTTTTGTTTCTCTAGTAGTTAAATACTGTGCAATACAGTTGTCAAAGGCATAATAGAACATCGGATTACGAAGTGGAAACGAATTTCTCTCCCTGTTGTGAAAATTTGCGTCAATTATATAAGACCTACGCACATCATCCATAGTAGGCTTTTCCATAGTTTTCACTGTAGTTTGAATATATTTATAAATTGTTTCTTTATCAAAAAAATGTCCGTTTATGGCAATCAGGGCCCCCCACATACCATCTTCATACTTAAACACCATTACTGCACCGTTTTTGTACTTACTTTCAACCGGAACAGGTGGTGCCACTCTTTTCTTAGGTTTTTTCTTAGGTACGCTGATTTTATCTAAGAACTTATTCAGATTGTCACTTCTTTTCTTTAGGAATTTATCATCAGCTCCCAATTCCCTTGCAACTTCCAAGTCTTTTCCGCTCTGTATTGCTTCATTGACTTCGTTTAACAAATCCTCCTTTAATTCGCCTACCTCCCAGAGGCAATGTGCAAGGCTAAACAAGACATCGTATCTGTCATCATCTTCCTCAGCAGGAAGCAATTCATTTTTTATATCTTCAGGTTCCTCACCGGCATTAAAACGCTCAAAAAACTCATCCTTAATATCACAGGATGTGTCATTTCCAAATATGGCAGCACTCCAAGTTCCCATTGTCCCCTCCCAAAAACTTTGTTAAGTTCTACTTATAATTTTATACACTAATTAATATGTCGTCAACTCCCTAATAATCATTATATCACATATATTATTATATTTAAAGAAAACAGTAAGCCTTTTATTTACTTTGTCGCTGACATTTTAAGTTCACTTAAGTATATAGCTTATAAGTCTCTTTTTAATAGTTCTTTTCTACTTTTCTAATTTTTATGTTTTTACTATAGAACTTTGGTTTGATTAGTGGTATTATCATAACAAAAGACAGTTATTACAGTTAAAATCAAAAAGGGGAATATATGGATAACAGTGAAGCTGACAGGCTTTGGGATATTATATCTACACAATTCATTCCATCATGGGATGATATTGAGGAAGTTGAACCTGATGAATGGGATTTGCAAATGTTGAAGGATATTGAAAACGATCCTGATTGCAAAACTTTTGAATAGTTATTGATTAACAACATTTTGAACTCGTGCAAAACATTTTTCATTTTCGTGAAAAACCCTCGCAAAACATTTCTCATTTTCGTGAAAAACCTGCGTAAAACATTTGCTAATTTCGTGAAAATGGCAGTAAACCTTTTTACGGGTTTACTGCCTTTAGCTTGTTCTATTCCAACGAATCAAAGTCAAAGGCTGCCGCCTTGGTATAGTTGGTTACCTTTGCCTCAAAGAAGTCTGTCTTTGTGGCATTTAAGTTAGAGAAGCTCTCTATCCAACCCATTGGGTTCTCCTCAATCTCAGGGAACCACACAGGAAGTCCAATTGCTTTTAGTCTTAGGTTAGAAAGGTACTTGATATATCTCTCTATCAGCTCATTATTTATACCCAAAATCTCATTGTTGGTTACATACTGTCCCCATTCTATCTCATTTAATGTACCTACCTTCACCATCTCCCTAAGCTCTTCCTTAAGTTCATCAGTGAAAATCTCAGGATTTTCCTTCATTAGCTCTCTTATTATATTCTGGAAGAGTACGAGGTGAGTAATCTCATCCCTGTTTATATACTTGAAAATGGTACTTGTAGCCGTCATCTTTCCCTGTCTTGCAAGGGTGTAGAAAAAGCTGAAACCACTGTAAAAATAAATACCCTCAAGAATATAGTTCGCCATCACCGAACGCACAAAGTTCTCTGTACTTGGATCATCTGAAAATCTCTGGTACATATCAGCAATGAATTTGTTTCTGCTAAATAAAATCGGATCTTCACGCCATTCATCATATATCTTATCCCTTGTTACAGGATTGGTAACAGTATCAAGGATGTAAGAATAACTCTGAGCATGGATTTCCTCCTGAAACGCCTGAATATTAAGCAAGGAGGACACCTCTGCAGCTGTTACATATCTTGCAAGGTGAGGCAGGTTCTCACACTGAATTGAATCAAGAAAATTAAGGAAAGAAATAATCTTGTCAAAGGCCTTTCTCTCTCCCGCAGTCAGATAAGAAAACTGCTTAACATCCTCACCGAGCGAGATTTCCTCAGGTATCCAGAAATTGTTGAGCATGGTACGGTACATTACATTTGCCCAGTCATATTTTATACGGTTCCACTCTCTGAGGTTGGTGGTATTTCCATTTAGAATGCCCTCAGTACCTCGCTTACCCAGTTCATTAAATATCTTTTTCTTTTCCATATAGTCTCCATTCCACAGGCACCTTCAAGTGGCAATATTGCAGGTGAATAAGTTTCACACTATCAGCTTGAACAGCTTGTGCACTCATCCATTTCAAGCGACCTGTTTCTTACATAGTAAATTGTCTTGATGCCTGACTTAAAAGATTCCACATACAAATCAAGTATATCCTTTGCCTTAACATCAGGCGTGATGTAGAGGTTGAAGGACTGAGCCTGATCAATATGCCTCTGTCTGGCTGCACAGGCTTTTATAGACCATAATTGGTTTATATAATGTGCCTCTTTATAATACCAGAACGTCTCATCATTTAGCTCAGGTGCTGTCTTAGGTGTGAAGCTTCCCTTCTTCTCTTCAACAAAGAACTTCTTAAATATAGGATCGATTCCTGCGGTAGTTCCCGCTATATTGGATGTACTTCCTGTTGGGGCTACTGCCATAAGATAGCCGTTTCTAAGTCCATATTTCATTACATCCTTCTTTAACTCCTGCCATCTCTCACTTACATAGCCTCTTTCGTCAAAATACTCTCCTGTCTGCCATTTGGAGCCTTCAAACTCTGCATAGGCTCCCTTCTCCCTCGCAAGCTCCATAGACGCCTTTATCGCATTGTAGGCTATTTCTTCAAAGAGCCTGTCCGCTTCTTCTATGTGCTTTTCATTTTCCCAAGCTATGGCATTTTTAGCCAGATAATGATGGTATCCGCTCACACCAAGCCCTATAGCACGGTATTTAAGCGAGGTAACCTCAGCATCGGACACAGGGAACATATTTAGGGTAATTACATTGTCAAGCATTCTTATCTGAAGAGGTACATTTTCTTTAAGTTCATCAAAAGCTACATTGCCAAGGTTGATTGAATTGAGGTTACAGGTCACCATATCTCCTGATTCCACTGTTGTAACTATCTTTGACTTTCCATTTTCAGATACGATTTCTTCCGAAACAAACTTGGTTTCACTCATATTCTGAGCTATCTCGTGGCAGAGGTTGGAGCCGTATATCATACCTGCGTGACTGTTTGGATTGGCTCTATTCACCGTATCTCTAAAGAAGATGAAAGGTGTGCCGGTTTCCACTGCACTCTTCATTATCTTCTTCATTATGTCAAGAGCAGGAACTGTAATCTTTGCAAGCCTGCTATCATTTTCACAAAGCTTATATCTCTCAGAGAATTCCTTGTGTTTCTCATCCTTATCGTAATAGTCCTCAAGCGAGAATCCCATCAGCTTTTCAACTTCGTGAGGATCAAAAAGGCTGAAATCCTGCCTGTTTATCAGTCTTTCCATAAAGATATCAGGTATGCTTATGGCAGGAAAGATATCATGAGCCTTTCTTCTGTCATCACCGTTATTGGTTCTTAGGTCAATGAATTCATACAAGTCCTTATGCCAGATGTCAAGAGTGATGGAAGCACCGCCCTTTCTTCTTCCAAGCTGGTCTACTGCAACTGCTGTATCATTGTAAAGCCTCACCCAAGGAATGACTCCTCCTGAAGCATTGCTAAAGCCTCTTATATCACTTCCAAGGCTTCTGACCTTGCCAAGGTAAATGCCAAGAGCACCTCCGTGTTTAGATACTTTGGAAAACTTTGAATTGACATCGTAAATTGACCAAAGATTGTCTGAAACAGTGCTTATAAAACAGCTTGAAAGCTGGTTAAATGTTGTACCTGCATTGGCAAGAGTAGGTGTGGCAACAGTCATCTTAAGCTTACTAAGTAAGTCATAGAAAGCCTTGGCATAATGCACCTTATCCTCTTCCACACTTGCAAGGTGCATGGCAATAGCCATAAATCTCTCCTGAGGAAGCTCTAAAACTTCTCCATCCATTCCCTGCACCAGGTAGCGGTCTGCAAGGAGCTTCACTCCCTCATAATTGAAAAGGAAGTCTCTGTCAGGATCTATGTAGTCAGCCAGTTCTTTCCTTTGTGCTTTACTATACTTAGAAACAA
It contains:
- a CDS encoding YfbM family protein → MGLIANYQYLSDENLKAMKNFDGEEDELLEDVEEWNEEAEILLDIDKMWDILHFVLTGVSGQEPIWDDPLSEAVVGVASLEEISEFTAYTEKERVEDILSALESFDIVGALHNLDMESCKKAELYPDIWEKDLDFEGIKKEVHKCFEDLIDFYKQILEINGNVLVTIY
- a CDS encoding HI0074 family nucleotidyltransferase substrate-binding subunit, whose amino-acid sequence is MDEKFSRRYESFCNSLKALAEARERDFSDSFVMSGTGAKFAITFDLAWKVMKDILIQHYAIIGFVTGSPKDVLREAFKANLIDDGDWMEMLKVRNELTHDYDGAVVKAHCEMIVGKYIDLFYEFEDVVKGIVNKY
- a CDS encoding nucleotidyltransferase family protein, producing the protein MKVEEVIEKTAKLCRDFGAKKVLLFGSRAKGIALERSDIDIAVSGVKEVDLLIQKIEELPTLYSVDIVNMDNCTNELLLEDIRQYGREI
- a CDS encoding ribonucleotide-diphosphate reductase subunit beta, whose product is MEKKKIFNELGKRGTEGILNGNTTNLREWNRIKYDWANVMYRTMLNNFWIPEEISLGEDVKQFSYLTAGERKAFDKIISFLNFLDSIQCENLPHLARYVTAAEVSSLLNIQAFQEEIHAQSYSYILDTVTNPVTRDKIYDEWREDPILFSRNKFIADMYQRFSDDPSTENFVRSVMANYILEGIYFYSGFSFFYTLARQGKMTATSTIFKYINRDEITHLVLFQNIIRELMKENPEIFTDELKEELREMVKVGTLNEIEWGQYVTNNEILGINNELIERYIKYLSNLRLKAIGLPVWFPEIEENPMGWIESFSNLNATKTDFFEAKVTNYTKAAAFDFDSLE
- a CDS encoding ribonucleoside-diphosphate reductase subunit alpha, coding for MDILIKKRNGKYENLCVEKTKKMVALACEGLDGCDPMELEMDSKIQFKNGMSTKEIQQVLIRSAIEKVIVNDESENGGGLNRMNSKWQYVAARLFLFDLYKEAKISRNYKTFGYGDFNELVEMLVERGIYTEDFVSKYSKAQRKELADYIDPDRDFLFNYEGVKLLADRYLVQGMDGEVLELPQERFMAIAMHLASVEEDKVHYAKAFYDLLSKLKMTVATPTLANAGTTFNQLSSCFISTVSDNLWSIYDVNSKFSKVSKHGGALGIYLGKVRSLGSDIRGFSNASGGVIPWVRLYNDTAVAVDQLGRRKGGASITLDIWHKDLYEFIDLRTNNGDDRRKAHDIFPAISIPDIFMERLINRQDFSLFDPHEVEKLMGFSLEDYYDKDEKHKEFSERYKLCENDSRLAKITVPALDIMKKIMKSAVETGTPFIFFRDTVNRANPNSHAGMIYGSNLCHEIAQNMSETKFVSEEIVSENGKSKIVTTVESGDMVTCNLNSINLGNVAFDELKENVPLQIRMLDNVITLNMFPVSDAEVTSLKYRAIGLGVSGYHHYLAKNAIAWENEKHIEEADRLFEEIAYNAIKASMELAREKGAYAEFEGSKWQTGEYFDERGYVSERWQELKKDVMKYGLRNGYLMAVAPTGSTSNIAGTTAGIDPIFKKFFVEEKKGSFTPKTAPELNDETFWYYKEAHYINQLWSIKACAARQRHIDQAQSFNLYITPDVKAKDILDLYVESFKSGIKTIYYVRNRSLEMDECTSCSS